The following are from one region of the Streptomyces rubrogriseus genome:
- a CDS encoding sensor histidine kinase — MGGFLAGLAVALLPLLAAGFWLGRRTARPQHLGGLGTPVEHATFQTLHTASLATPPLRAGLTEETAGKSARKLRSLLGTDALCLTDLEEVLVWDGVGNHHRTEIMERLAGPLGTGRGEAFRLSCDTPDCTVRWAVVAPLTVDDRVHGALVACAPRESAVLVRAAGEVARWVSVQLELADLDQSRTRLIEAEIKALRAQISPHFIFNSLAVIASFVRTDPERARELLLEFADFTRYSFRRHGDFTTLADELHAIDHYLALVRARFGDRLAVTLQVAPEVLPVALPFLCLQPLVENAVKHGLEGKADRCRIQITAQDAGAEALVVIEDDGAGMDPDLLRRILAREVSPSGGIGLSNVDDRLRQVYGDDHGLVIETAVGAGMKITVRLPKYQPGVHSAGRLGRD, encoded by the coding sequence GTGGGCGGCTTCCTGGCGGGTCTCGCCGTGGCCCTGCTCCCGCTGCTGGCCGCCGGATTCTGGCTGGGGCGGCGCACGGCCCGCCCGCAGCACCTCGGCGGTCTGGGCACCCCGGTCGAGCACGCCACCTTCCAGACCCTGCACACCGCGTCCCTGGCCACGCCCCCGCTGCGGGCGGGCCTGACCGAGGAGACCGCCGGGAAGTCGGCCCGCAAGCTGCGCTCCCTGCTGGGCACGGACGCGCTGTGTCTGACGGACCTCGAAGAGGTCCTGGTCTGGGACGGCGTGGGCAACCACCACCGCACCGAGATCATGGAACGCCTCGCGGGACCCCTGGGCACCGGCCGCGGCGAGGCCTTCCGGCTCTCCTGCGACACCCCGGACTGCACAGTGCGCTGGGCCGTCGTCGCCCCGCTCACCGTCGACGACCGGGTGCACGGCGCCCTCGTCGCCTGCGCGCCCCGCGAGTCGGCCGTCCTGGTCCGCGCCGCCGGGGAGGTGGCCCGCTGGGTCTCCGTCCAACTGGAGCTGGCCGACCTCGACCAGTCCCGCACCCGCCTCATCGAGGCCGAGATCAAGGCACTGCGCGCCCAGATCTCCCCGCACTTCATCTTCAACTCGCTCGCGGTCATCGCGTCCTTCGTGCGCACCGACCCCGAGCGCGCCCGCGAGCTGCTCCTGGAGTTCGCCGACTTCACCCGCTACTCGTTCCGCAGGCACGGCGACTTCACCACCCTCGCCGACGAGCTGCACGCCATCGACCACTACCTGGCGCTCGTGCGGGCCCGCTTCGGCGACCGGCTCGCCGTCACCCTCCAGGTCGCCCCCGAGGTGCTGCCGGTCGCGCTGCCGTTCCTCTGCCTCCAGCCACTGGTGGAGAACGCCGTCAAGCACGGCCTGGAGGGCAAGGCGGACCGGTGCCGCATCCAGATCACCGCCCAGGACGCGGGCGCCGAGGCCCTGGTCGTCATCGAGGACGACGGCGCCGGAATGGACCCCGACCTGCTGCGCCGCATCCTCGCGCGCGAGGTCAGCCCGTCGGGCGGCATCGGGCTGTCCAACGTCGACGACCGCCTCCGCCAGGTCTACGGAGACGACCACGGCCTGGTCATCGAGACGGCCGTCGGCGCGGGCATGAAGATCACGGTCCGGCTGCCGAAGTACCAGCCGGGCGTGCACTCGGCGGGCCGGCTCGGTCGCGACTGA
- a CDS encoding cytochrome c oxidase assembly protein: protein MDHSGHGMTMDLPPFTLGRGLAWSADPFFLVACLLGLALYGWGVVRLVRRGDKWPVGRTVAFAAGVLSVALMMCTKLNDYGMVMFSVHMVQHMVISMVSPILLLLGAPITLALRALPPAGRGRKGPRELLLMLLHSRYMRIITHPAFTIPLFIASLYALYFTPLFDTLMGSQAGHIGMMVHFLAVGVVFFWPIMGVDPGPHRPGYLMRMLELFAGMPFHAFFGIALMMASSPMVETFRNPPASLGIDALSDQNAAGGIAWAFSEVPSVLVLLALLFQWYASEERQARRSDRAADRDGDKELAAYNAYLASLNTRGG from the coding sequence ATGGATCACAGCGGGCACGGCATGACGATGGATCTGCCGCCGTTCACGCTGGGGCGGGGTCTCGCCTGGTCGGCGGATCCCTTCTTCCTGGTCGCCTGCCTGCTGGGACTGGCGCTGTACGGGTGGGGCGTCGTGCGCCTGGTGCGGCGCGGTGACAAGTGGCCGGTCGGCCGGACCGTGGCCTTCGCGGCCGGTGTGCTGAGCGTCGCCCTGATGATGTGCACCAAGCTGAACGACTACGGCATGGTCATGTTCAGCGTGCACATGGTGCAGCACATGGTGATCAGCATGGTGTCGCCGATCCTGCTGCTGCTCGGCGCCCCGATCACGCTGGCCCTGCGCGCACTGCCCCCCGCGGGCCGTGGCCGCAAGGGTCCCCGCGAGCTGCTGCTGATGCTCCTGCACAGCCGCTACATGCGGATCATCACGCACCCGGCGTTCACCATTCCGCTCTTCATCGCGAGCCTGTACGCGCTGTACTTCACGCCGCTCTTCGACACGCTGATGGGCTCGCAGGCCGGGCACATCGGGATGATGGTGCACTTCCTCGCCGTGGGTGTGGTGTTCTTCTGGCCGATCATGGGCGTCGACCCGGGCCCGCACCGGCCGGGCTACCTGATGCGGATGCTGGAGCTGTTCGCGGGCATGCCGTTCCACGCGTTCTTCGGCATCGCGCTGATGATGGCCTCCTCCCCGATGGTCGAGACGTTCAGGAACCCGCCCGCCTCGCTCGGCATCGACGCGCTCTCCGACCAGAACGCGGCCGGCGGCATCGCCTGGGCCTTCAGCGAGGTCCCGTCCGTCCTTGTGCTGCTCGCGCTGCTCTTCCAGTGGTACGCCTCGGAGGAGCGCCAGGCCCGGCGCAGCGACCGGGCCGCCGACCGCGACGGCGACAAGGAGCTGGCGGCGTACAACGCCTACCTGGCCTCACTGAACACACGCGGCGGCTGA
- a CDS encoding 6-phosphofructokinase, translating into MRIGVLTSGGDCPGLNAVIRSVVHRAVVDHGDEVIGFRDGWKGLLECDYLKLDLDAVSGILARGGTILGSSRVRPEHLRDGVERARGHVAELGLDAIIPIGGEGTLKAARLLSDNGLPIVGVPKTIDNDIAVTDVTFGFDTAVTVATEALDRLKTTAESHQRVLIVEVMGRHTGWIALHSGMAAGAHAVVVPERPFDIDELTAKVGERFSAGKRFAIVVAAEGAKPKAGTMDFDEGGKDVYGHERFAGIARQLSIELEERLGKEARPVILGHVQRGGTPTAYDRVLATRFGWHAVEAVHRGEFGMMTALRGTDIEMVSLADAVESLKTVPDARYAEAECVL; encoded by the coding sequence ATGCGCATTGGTGTCCTCACGTCCGGCGGCGACTGCCCCGGCCTGAACGCCGTCATCCGGTCCGTCGTGCACCGCGCCGTCGTCGACCACGGCGACGAGGTCATCGGTTTCCGGGACGGCTGGAAGGGCCTCCTGGAGTGCGACTACCTCAAGCTCGACCTCGACGCGGTCAGCGGCATCCTGGCGCGCGGCGGCACCATCCTCGGCTCCTCCCGGGTCCGCCCCGAACACCTGCGGGACGGCGTGGAGCGGGCCCGGGGACACGTCGCGGAACTCGGCCTCGACGCGATCATCCCGATCGGCGGCGAGGGCACGCTGAAGGCGGCCCGGCTGCTGTCCGACAACGGCCTGCCGATCGTGGGCGTGCCGAAGACCATCGACAACGACATAGCGGTCACCGACGTCACCTTCGGCTTCGACACCGCGGTGACCGTCGCCACCGAGGCCCTGGACCGGCTCAAGACCACCGCCGAGTCGCACCAGCGGGTGCTGATCGTCGAGGTCATGGGCCGGCACACCGGCTGGATCGCGCTGCACTCGGGCATGGCCGCGGGTGCGCACGCCGTCGTCGTCCCGGAGCGGCCCTTCGACATCGACGAGCTGACCGCGAAGGTCGGGGAGCGTTTCTCCGCGGGCAAGCGGTTCGCGATCGTGGTGGCGGCGGAGGGTGCCAAGCCGAAGGCCGGGACCATGGACTTCGACGAGGGCGGCAAGGACGTCTACGGCCACGAGCGCTTCGCCGGGATCGCCCGCCAGCTCTCCATCGAGCTGGAGGAGCGGCTCGGCAAGGAGGCCCGGCCGGTGATACTCGGGCACGTCCAGCGCGGCGGCACGCCGACCGCGTACGACCGGGTGCTGGCGACGCGGTTCGGGTGGCACGCGGTGGAGGCGGTGCACCGCGGGGAGTTCGGGATGATGACGGCCCTGCGCGGGACGGACATCGAGATGGTGTCGCTGGCCGACGCGGTGGAGTCCTTGAAGACGGTGCCGGACGCGCGGTACGCGGAGGCGGAGTGTGTTCTTTGA
- a CDS encoding type 1 glutamine amidotransferase translates to MSDNQLRIVWIYPDLLSTYGDQGNALVVERRARQRGLDVARLDVRSDQPIPTSGDIYLVGGGEDRPQRLAAERLRRDGGLYRAVENGAIVFSVCAGYQILGHEFINDLGQREPGLGLLDVVSTRGEGARCVGDVLGDIDPRLGLPPLTGFENHQGVTHVGPNARPLAQVRFGNGNGTGDGTEGAYNDTVFGTYMHGPVLARNPQIADLLLKLALDVNALPPTDDRWYEALRNERIAAAQQPA, encoded by the coding sequence GTGAGCGACAACCAACTGCGGATCGTCTGGATCTACCCGGACCTGCTCAGCACCTACGGCGACCAGGGCAACGCCCTCGTCGTGGAGCGCCGGGCCCGCCAGCGCGGCCTCGACGTGGCCCGGCTCGACGTGCGCAGCGACCAGCCCATCCCGACCTCCGGCGACATCTACCTCGTCGGCGGCGGCGAGGACCGGCCGCAGCGGCTCGCGGCCGAGCGGCTGCGCCGTGACGGCGGCCTGTACCGGGCGGTGGAGAACGGCGCGATCGTCTTCTCGGTCTGCGCCGGCTACCAGATCCTGGGCCACGAGTTCATCAACGACCTCGGCCAGCGCGAGCCGGGCCTCGGCCTGCTCGACGTGGTCTCCACCCGCGGCGAGGGCGCGCGGTGCGTCGGCGACGTCCTCGGCGACATCGACCCGCGCCTCGGCCTGCCCCCGCTGACCGGCTTCGAGAACCACCAGGGCGTCACCCACGTCGGGCCCAACGCCCGCCCGCTCGCCCAGGTCCGCTTCGGCAACGGCAACGGCACGGGGGACGGCACGGAGGGCGCGTACAACGACACGGTCTTCGGCACCTACATGCACGGCCCCGTGCTGGCCCGCAACCCGCAGATCGCGGACCTGCTGCTCAAGCTGGCCCTCGACGTGAACGCACTGCCGCCGACCGACGACCGCTGGTACGAGGCGCTCCGCAACGAGCGCATCGCGGCTGCGCAGCAGCCCGCGTAG
- a CDS encoding Mur ligase family protein has translation MAGNSDPLTPRAKIAVTAGKAVAAASRAAGRGSGSVIGGRVALKLDPDLLGRLAGHLDVTLVSATNGKTTTTRLIAEALKAAGPVVSNALGANMPAGITSALAGGADARYGVIEVDEKYLVGVAQATDPKCIALLNLSRDQLDRAAETRMLAENWREGLAGSKAVVVANADDPLVVWAASSSPNVIWVAAGQMWKDDAWSCPSCGGVMQRPGDDWFCGECGFRRPTPSWALSGDHVLDPHGSAWPIHLQLPGRANKANAASSAAVAAVFGVPPQVALERMYQVQAVAGRYDVVQFQGRDLRLLLAKNPAGWLETFSLIDPPPAPVILSVNARGADGTDTSWLWDVDYTRLSGHPICVVGDRKLDLAVRLEVANQQFQVCEDLDQAVQLCPPGRIEVIANYTAFQDLRRRVGN, from the coding sequence ATGGCAGGCAACTCGGACCCGCTCACGCCGCGGGCCAAGATCGCCGTGACCGCGGGCAAGGCGGTCGCTGCGGCATCCCGCGCCGCGGGGCGCGGCAGCGGTTCGGTGATCGGCGGCCGGGTCGCGCTGAAACTCGACCCCGACCTCCTCGGCCGGCTCGCCGGGCACCTGGACGTGACCCTGGTCTCGGCGACCAACGGCAAGACCACCACCACCCGGCTCATCGCCGAGGCGCTCAAGGCTGCCGGACCGGTCGTCTCCAACGCGCTCGGCGCCAACATGCCGGCCGGCATCACCTCGGCTCTCGCGGGCGGCGCGGACGCCCGCTACGGGGTCATCGAGGTCGACGAGAAGTACCTCGTCGGCGTCGCCCAGGCGACCGACCCGAAGTGCATCGCGCTGCTCAACCTCTCCCGCGACCAGCTGGACCGCGCCGCCGAGACCCGCATGCTCGCCGAGAACTGGCGCGAGGGCCTGGCCGGCTCGAAGGCCGTGGTCGTCGCCAACGCCGACGACCCGCTGGTGGTGTGGGCCGCGTCCTCCTCCCCGAACGTGATCTGGGTCGCCGCCGGGCAGATGTGGAAGGACGACGCCTGGTCCTGCCCGTCCTGCGGCGGCGTGATGCAGCGCCCGGGCGACGACTGGTTCTGCGGCGAGTGCGGCTTCCGCCGCCCGACGCCGAGCTGGGCGCTCTCCGGCGACCACGTGCTCGACCCGCACGGTTCCGCCTGGCCCATCCACCTCCAGCTGCCGGGCCGCGCCAACAAGGCCAACGCCGCCTCCTCGGCCGCCGTCGCCGCCGTCTTCGGGGTGCCGCCGCAGGTCGCCCTGGAGCGCATGTACCAGGTGCAGGCGGTCGCCGGGCGCTACGACGTCGTCCAGTTCCAGGGCCGCGACCTGCGCCTGCTGCTCGCCAAGAACCCGGCGGGCTGGCTGGAGACCTTCTCCCTGATCGACCCGCCGCCGGCCCCGGTGATCCTGTCGGTGAACGCGCGCGGCGCCGACGGCACCGACACCTCCTGGCTGTGGGACGTGGACTACACCCGGCTGTCCGGCCATCCGATCTGCGTGGTCGGGGACCGGAAGCTGGACCTCGCGGTGCGCCTGGAGGTCGCGAACCAGCAGTTCCAGGTGTGCGAGGACCTCGACCAGGCGGTGCAGCTGTGCCCGCCGGGACGCATCGAGGTCATCGCGAACTACACCGCCTTCCAGGACCTGCGCCGCCGCGTCGGCAACTGA
- the def gene encoding peptide deformylase, translated as MRQGSIPGAHGRVRPLGLLGDPVLHAPCAEVTDFGPELAALVEDLFATMYAAHGVGLAANQIGEAVRVFVYDCPDDEDERHLGHVVNPRLVETGGVVVRGPEGCLSLPGLEAGTERHDEAVVTGFTAAGEPVTVRGTGFFARCLQHECDHLEGRIYADRLTGRRHRKLMRQAARASWHR; from the coding sequence ATGCGACAAGGCTCCATCCCGGGCGCCCACGGGCGCGTCCGTCCCCTCGGCCTCCTCGGCGACCCCGTCCTGCACGCTCCCTGCGCGGAGGTGACGGACTTCGGTCCGGAACTCGCGGCGCTCGTGGAGGACTTGTTCGCGACCATGTACGCCGCCCACGGCGTGGGCCTGGCCGCGAACCAGATCGGCGAGGCGGTGCGCGTCTTCGTGTACGACTGCCCGGACGACGAGGACGAGCGGCACCTCGGGCACGTGGTGAACCCCCGGCTGGTGGAGACCGGCGGGGTGGTGGTGCGCGGTCCCGAGGGCTGTCTGTCGCTGCCGGGTCTGGAGGCGGGGACCGAGCGGCACGACGAGGCGGTGGTGACGGGCTTCACGGCGGCCGGTGAGCCGGTCACCGTACGCGGGACGGGGTTCTTCGCCCGGTGCCTCCAGCACGAGTGCGACCACCTGGAGGGGCGGATCTACGCCGATCGCCTGACCGGCCGGCGGCACCGGAAGCTGATGCGCCAGGCGGCCCGGGCGTCCTGGCACCGCTGA
- a CDS encoding TetR family transcriptional regulator: MNTTQRADQQTSADRRRRELLEAADRVVLRDGPHASMNAIAAEAGITKPILYRHFGDKGGLYAALAVRHTDALLASLRAALDAPAQRRQRVEATLDTYLAAIEARPQVYRFLMHPAESAGTPGDQSEQGFDVGRHSAPLLRRMGEELAQVIEERLDVGPGTQQLARVWGHGIVGMMHAAGDWWLGERPCPREELVRTLADLLWGRLAEAGDKAGGPGF; the protein is encoded by the coding sequence ATGAACACCACGCAGCGGGCCGATCAGCAGACGTCCGCCGACCGCAGACGGCGCGAGCTGCTCGAGGCCGCCGACCGGGTGGTGCTGCGCGACGGCCCGCACGCCTCGATGAACGCCATCGCCGCCGAGGCGGGCATCACCAAGCCGATCCTGTACCGGCACTTCGGCGACAAGGGCGGACTCTACGCCGCCCTCGCCGTCCGCCACACGGACGCCCTCCTCGCCTCGCTGCGGGCCGCCCTGGACGCCCCGGCCCAGCGTCGGCAGCGCGTGGAGGCCACCCTGGACACCTATCTGGCGGCCATCGAGGCCCGCCCGCAGGTGTACCGCTTCCTGATGCATCCGGCGGAGAGCGCCGGCACCCCGGGCGACCAGTCCGAGCAGGGCTTCGACGTCGGCAGGCACTCGGCGCCGCTGCTGCGCCGCATGGGCGAGGAACTGGCCCAGGTCATCGAGGAGCGCCTCGACGTCGGACCGGGCACCCAGCAGCTGGCCCGGGTCTGGGGGCACGGCATCGTCGGCATGATGCACGCCGCCGGGGACTGGTGGCTGGGTGAACGCCCCTGCCCCCGGGAGGAGTTGGTACGCACCCTGGCCGACCTGCTGTGGGGCCGCCTCGCCGAGGCCGGCGACAAGGCGGGCGGTCCCGGGTTCTGA
- a CDS encoding acyl-CoA dehydrogenase family protein: protein MAEFTMELSDEQKEVRDWLHGFAADVIRPAAAEWDEREETPWPVIQEAAKVGIYSLDFYAQQYFDSTGLGIPMAMEELFWGDAGIALSIVGTGLAAVGVLANGTEEQIGTWIPQMYGDANDVKVAAFCSSEPDAGSDVASMRTRAVYDEAKDEWVLSGTKTWATNGGIANVHVVVAVVDPDLGSKGHASFIVPPSTPGLSQGQKFKKHGIRASHTAEVVLDNVRVPGSCLLGGKEKLDARLARAREKAKKGGERVKNAAMATFEASRPAVGAMAVGTARAAYEVALEYAQTREQFGRPIIDNQGVAFQLADMRTSIDAARLLVWRASWMAINGKPFTAAEGSMSKLFASETAKTVTAQAVQILGGNGYTREYPVERMHRDSAIYTIFEGTSEIQRLVIARTLAGMPIR from the coding sequence ATGGCCGAGTTCACCATGGAGCTGAGCGACGAACAGAAGGAGGTCCGGGACTGGCTGCACGGCTTCGCGGCCGACGTCATCCGCCCCGCGGCCGCCGAATGGGACGAGCGCGAGGAGACCCCCTGGCCGGTCATCCAGGAGGCCGCCAAGGTCGGCATCTACTCCCTGGACTTCTACGCCCAGCAGTACTTCGACTCCACCGGCCTCGGCATCCCCATGGCGATGGAGGAGCTGTTCTGGGGTGACGCGGGCATCGCCCTGTCGATCGTCGGCACGGGCCTCGCCGCCGTCGGCGTCCTCGCCAACGGCACCGAGGAGCAGATCGGCACCTGGATCCCGCAGATGTACGGCGACGCCAACGACGTCAAGGTCGCCGCCTTCTGCTCCTCCGAGCCCGACGCCGGCTCCGACGTCGCCTCCATGCGCACCCGTGCCGTGTACGACGAGGCCAAGGACGAGTGGGTGCTGAGCGGCACCAAGACCTGGGCGACCAACGGCGGCATCGCCAACGTCCACGTCGTCGTCGCGGTCGTCGACCCGGACCTCGGCTCCAAGGGCCACGCCTCCTTCATCGTCCCGCCGAGCACGCCGGGGCTGTCGCAGGGCCAGAAGTTCAAGAAGCACGGCATCCGCGCCTCGCACACCGCCGAGGTCGTCCTCGACAACGTGCGCGTGCCCGGCTCCTGCCTGCTCGGCGGCAAGGAGAAGCTGGACGCCCGCCTGGCCCGTGCCCGGGAGAAGGCCAAGAAGGGCGGCGAGCGCGTGAAGAACGCGGCGATGGCCACCTTCGAGGCGTCCCGCCCGGCGGTCGGCGCGATGGCGGTGGGCACCGCGCGTGCCGCTTACGAGGTGGCGCTGGAGTACGCGCAGACCCGGGAGCAGTTCGGCCGCCCCATCATCGACAACCAGGGCGTCGCCTTCCAGCTCGCCGACATGCGCACGTCCATCGACGCGGCCCGGCTGCTGGTGTGGCGGGCCTCCTGGATGGCGATCAACGGCAAGCCGTTCACGGCGGCCGAGGGCTCGATGTCCAAGCTCTTCGCCAGCGAGACCGCGAAGACGGTGACCGCCCAGGCGGTCCAGATCCTGGGCGGCAACGGCTACACGCGGGAGTACCCGGTGGAGCGGATGCACCGGGACTCCGCGATCTACACGATCTTCGAGGGCACGAGTGAGATCCAGCGGCTGGTGATCGCGCGGACGCTCGCGGGGATGCCGATTCGCTAA
- a CDS encoding cupin domain-containing protein — protein MSGLVAAAEGLLVPPGQGRVVQAPAQHVTFKVTGSHSRMASTFEVIVPPGFDVGAHVHTRSEELFYVLEGELDVLAFEPRVRTPDSWRKWESASGNRVVRATPGTVIVVPPGCPHAFANPTGEPAKMFFQASPPPDHERYFEELLEILGDGGPPDHEAIEALRAKYDIEQLTPLRHG, from the coding sequence GTGAGCGGCCTGGTCGCGGCGGCCGAGGGGCTGCTGGTGCCGCCCGGTCAGGGCAGGGTGGTGCAGGCGCCGGCCCAGCACGTGACCTTCAAGGTGACCGGTTCACACTCGCGCATGGCGTCCACCTTCGAGGTGATCGTGCCGCCGGGGTTCGACGTCGGCGCCCATGTGCACACCCGCAGCGAGGAGCTGTTCTACGTGCTGGAGGGCGAGCTGGACGTGCTCGCCTTCGAGCCGCGGGTCCGTACGCCGGACAGCTGGCGGAAGTGGGAGTCGGCCTCGGGCAACCGGGTGGTGCGCGCCACCCCGGGCACGGTCATCGTCGTACCCCCCGGCTGTCCTCACGCCTTCGCGAACCCGACGGGCGAGCCGGCCAAGATGTTCTTCCAGGCCAGCCCGCCCCCCGACCACGAGCGCTACTTCGAGGAACTGCTGGAGATCCTCGGCGACGGCGGCCCACCGGACCACGAGGCGATCGAGGCGCTGCGGGCGAAGTACGACATCGAGCAGCTGACGCCGCTGCGACACGGTTAG
- a CDS encoding cytochrome P450, producing the protein MSEETISQAVPPVRDWPAVDLPGSDFDPVLTELMREGPVTRISLPNGEGWAWLVTRHDDVRLVTNDPRFGREAVMDRQVTRLAPHFIPARGAVGFLDPPDHTRLRRSVAAAFTARGVERVRERSRGMLDELVDAMLRAGPPADLTEAVLSPFPIAVICELMGVPATDRHSMHTWTQLILSSSHGAEVSERAKNEMNAYFSDLIGLRSDSAGEDVTSLLGAAVGRDEITLTEAVGLAVLLQIGGEAVTNNSGQMFHLLLTRPELAERLRSEPEIRPRAIDELLRWIPHRNAVGLSRIALEDVEIKGVRIRAGDAVYVSYLAANRDPEVFPDPDTIDFERSPNPHVSFGFGPHYCPGGMLARLESELLVDAVLDRVPGLKLAVAPEDVPFKKGALIRGPEALPVTW; encoded by the coding sequence ATGAGCGAAGAGACGATCTCCCAGGCCGTGCCGCCCGTCCGGGACTGGCCGGCCGTCGACCTGCCCGGCAGCGACTTCGACCCGGTGCTGACCGAGCTGATGCGCGAGGGTCCCGTCACCCGGATCTCGCTGCCCAACGGCGAGGGCTGGGCCTGGCTCGTGACCCGCCACGACGACGTCCGCCTGGTCACCAACGACCCCCGGTTCGGGCGCGAGGCCGTCATGGACCGCCAGGTCACCCGGCTGGCCCCGCACTTCATCCCGGCGCGCGGCGCGGTCGGCTTCCTGGACCCGCCCGACCACACCCGGCTGCGCCGCTCGGTGGCCGCGGCCTTCACCGCGCGGGGCGTGGAGCGGGTGCGCGAGCGGTCCCGGGGCATGCTCGACGAGCTGGTCGACGCCATGCTGAGGGCCGGTCCGCCCGCCGACCTCACCGAGGCGGTGCTGAGCCCGTTCCCCATCGCGGTGATCTGCGAGCTGATGGGTGTGCCGGCCACCGACCGGCACTCCATGCACACCTGGACCCAGCTGATCCTGTCCTCCTCGCACGGCGCCGAGGTCAGTGAGCGGGCCAAGAACGAGATGAACGCCTACTTCTCGGATCTCATCGGGCTCCGGTCCGACAGCGCGGGCGAGGACGTCACCTCGCTGCTGGGTGCCGCCGTGGGGCGGGACGAGATCACGCTGACGGAGGCCGTCGGGCTCGCGGTGCTGCTCCAGATCGGCGGCGAGGCGGTCACCAACAACAGCGGGCAGATGTTCCACCTGCTGCTGACCCGCCCGGAGCTGGCCGAACGCCTGCGCTCCGAGCCGGAGATCCGCCCCCGGGCCATCGACGAGCTGCTGCGCTGGATCCCGCACCGCAACGCCGTGGGGCTGTCCCGGATCGCCCTGGAGGACGTGGAGATCAAGGGGGTGCGGATCCGCGCGGGCGACGCCGTCTACGTCTCGTACCTGGCGGCCAACCGCGACCCGGAGGTGTTCCCCGACCCGGACACCATCGACTTCGAGCGCTCCCCCAACCCGCACGTGTCCTTCGGCTTCGGCCCGCACTACTGCCCGGGCGGCATGCTGGCCCGGCTGGAGTCGGAGCTGCTCGTCGACGCGGTCCTGGACCGGGTGCCGGGGCTGAAGCTCGCGGTGGCGCCGGAGGACGTGCCCTTCAAGAAGGGTGCGCTGATCCGCGGTCCCGAGGCCCTGCCGGTGACGTGGTGA
- a CDS encoding 1,3,6,8-tetrahydroxynaphthalene synthase: protein MGTPERCTTFRPGGRKPSARRKQARFMATLCRPSVSVPEHVITMEETLELARRRHTGHPQLPLALRLIENTGVRTRHIVQPIEDTLEHPGFEDRNKVYEREAKSRVPAVIQRALDDAELLATDIDVIIYVSCTGFMMPSLTAWLINEMGFDSTTRQIPIAQLGCAAGGAAINRAHDFCTAYPEANALIVACEFCSLCYQPTDLGVGSLLCNGLFGDGIAAAVVRGRGGTGVRLERNGSYLIPETEDWIMYDVKATGFHFLLDKRVPATMEPLAPALKELAGDHGWDAADLDFYIVHAGGPRILDDLSKFLQVDPHAFRFSRATLTEYGNIASAVVLDALRRLFDEGGVTDGARGLLAGFGPGITAEMSLGCWRTADVRRSVRQDVTRTAAQGVTRSVRQP, encoded by the coding sequence ATGGGCACCCCTGAAAGGTGCACCACTTTCCGGCCGGGGGGCCGCAAGCCTTCCGCGAGGCGAAAGCAGGCACGGTTCATGGCGACTTTGTGCAGACCCTCGGTGTCCGTCCCGGAGCACGTGATCACGATGGAGGAGACGCTGGAGCTGGCGCGTCGGCGTCACACGGGCCATCCTCAACTGCCGCTCGCGCTCCGGCTGATAGAGAACACCGGGGTCCGCACCCGGCACATCGTGCAGCCCATCGAGGACACCCTGGAGCACCCCGGCTTCGAGGACCGCAACAAGGTCTACGAACGGGAGGCGAAGTCCCGGGTCCCGGCCGTGATCCAGCGCGCTCTGGACGACGCGGAGCTGCTCGCCACCGACATCGACGTGATCATCTACGTCTCCTGCACGGGCTTCATGATGCCCTCGCTCACGGCGTGGCTGATCAACGAGATGGGTTTCGACAGCACCACGCGCCAGATACCCATCGCCCAGCTGGGCTGTGCGGCCGGCGGTGCGGCGATCAACCGGGCCCACGACTTCTGCACCGCCTACCCCGAGGCCAACGCCCTCATCGTGGCCTGCGAGTTCTGCTCGCTGTGCTACCAGCCCACCGACCTCGGCGTGGGCTCCCTGCTCTGCAACGGCCTCTTCGGCGACGGGATCGCCGCCGCGGTGGTCCGCGGCCGGGGCGGCACCGGAGTACGCCTGGAGCGCAACGGCTCGTACCTGATCCCCGAGACCGAGGACTGGATCATGTACGACGTGAAGGCGACCGGTTTCCACTTCCTGCTGGACAAGCGGGTGCCGGCCACCATGGAGCCGCTCGCGCCGGCACTCAAGGAGCTGGCGGGAGACCACGGTTGGGACGCCGCCGACCTGGACTTCTACATCGTGCACGCGGGCGGCCCCCGGATCCTCGACGACCTCAGCAAGTTCCTCCAGGTGGATCCGCACGCCTTCCGGTTCAGCCGGGCGACGCTCACCGAGTACGGCAACATCGCCAGCGCCGTCGTCCTGGACGCGCTGCGCCGGCTGTTCGACGAAGGGGGCGTCACCGACGGGGCGCGCGGGCTGCTGGCCGGTTTCGGTCCGGGCATCACCGCCGAGATGTCCCTGGGCTGCTGGCGGACCGCGGACGTGCGGCGCAGCGTGCGGCAGGACGTGACGCGGACCGCGGCACAGGGTGTGACGCGAAGTGTGAGGCAGCCATGA